A portion of the Algimonas porphyrae genome contains these proteins:
- a CDS encoding ParB N-terminal domain-containing protein, with protein sequence MDEFRLLRGKLLGGAHLRDVKSLQESIARFGLLSPIIVVRRAATLVVVDGRKRLAAIRRLSFQGRLPRSLVRIPYLIASEAAPHRSMLIHNRELYDAISEQMQAGTNLDTLADTYHLSRQCVRDILTLTRLDPIIREAFFNRLINISQAKAYAAIPDRVAQIRRLRQMGLFATADDILAQDEQDEPEALVA encoded by the coding sequence GTGGACGAATTCAGACTGCTTCGGGGTAAACTGCTCGGCGGTGCCCACTTGCGGGATGTCAAGAGTCTGCAGGAAAGCATTGCACGCTTCGGTCTGCTCTCCCCCATCATCGTTGTCAGGCGGGCCGCCACGCTCGTTGTTGTCGATGGCCGGAAACGATTGGCAGCGATCCGCCGCCTTTCCTTCCAGGGTCGCCTGCCCCGCTCCCTGGTCCGCATCCCCTATCTGATAGCGTCCGAAGCCGCGCCCCATCGGTCGATGCTCATCCATAATCGCGAGCTATATGACGCGATTTCGGAACAGATGCAGGCTGGGACCAACCTCGATACACTCGCAGACACCTATCATCTGTCCCGGCAGTGCGTGCGTGACATTCTGACCCTGACCCGACTGGACCCGATCATTCGAGAGGCTTTCTTCAATCGACTGATCAATATTTCCCAAGCCAAAGCCTATGCGGCTATTCCAGACCGCGTCGCGCAGATCAGGCGTTTACGCCAGATGGGTCTGTTTGCGACGGCTGACGATATTCTGGCACAGGACGAACAGGACGAGCCGGAAGCTCTGGTTGCCTGA
- a CDS encoding DUF2141 domain-containing protein: MNTKRFITVASALAVSLALPLGGAVKASEFFAAQSQGGAASADLIVKVENIDKTEGQLRIGLYDSETGFEDDRELRGQTVPVTGSTMRIIFDDLPVGRYAIKVFHDQDTDGSLDKDFMGIPSEPYGFSNNASDPFSAPEWKETRFALPRGQMTQSIDLG, from the coding sequence ATGAACACCAAAAGATTTATCACCGTTGCCAGCGCACTGGCCGTTTCGCTCGCTCTGCCATTGGGTGGGGCCGTCAAGGCGTCCGAATTCTTTGCCGCACAAAGCCAAGGCGGCGCCGCAAGTGCCGACCTGATCGTCAAGGTCGAAAATATCGACAAGACAGAAGGCCAGCTTCGCATCGGCCTCTATGACAGCGAAACCGGATTCGAAGACGATCGCGAGTTGAGAGGCCAGACCGTCCCTGTCACAGGATCGACCATGCGGATCATTTTCGACGACCTACCGGTCGGTCGCTACGCCATCAAAGTCTTCCACGACCAAGATACGGACGGGTCCCTTGACAAGGATTTTATGGGCATCCCGTCCGAACCTTATGGTTTTTCCAACAATGCGTCGGATCCTTTCAGCGCACCGGAATGGAAGGAAACGCGCTTTGCTCTTCCCCGAGGCCAGATGACCCAGTCTATCGATCTTGGCTGA
- a CDS encoding DUF883 family protein — protein sequence MATAKTPTSKTKTTRAKRPSVTTETSDNVVPMNTEISQQLEILRTDLKTLAQTVKDQALSKVEGRKETVKTVATEQKDAAMARYDELSTKAETQIREKPLSSMAIAVGAGLVLGAILRG from the coding sequence ATGGCCACTGCCAAGACACCCACCTCTAAAACCAAAACGACGCGCGCAAAGCGTCCATCCGTCACGACCGAAACGAGCGACAATGTCGTGCCTATGAATACGGAAATCAGCCAGCAGCTGGAAATCCTGCGCACGGACCTCAAGACACTGGCGCAGACCGTCAAGGATCAGGCCCTGTCCAAAGTCGAAGGTCGCAAGGAAACCGTGAAAACCGTCGCGACCGAGCAAAAGGACGCTGCGATGGCCCGTTACGACGAACTGTCGACCAAGGCTGAAACACAGATCCGCGAAAAGCCTCTGTCGTCCATGGCCATTGCCGTGGGTGCCGGTCTGGTACTCGGCGCGATCCTGCGAGGCTAA
- a CDS encoding sensor histidine kinase — MDMSSGHAENHASSKTAPLADTNEPRWWNSVRVRFTLLLTLALLPWLFLTALETLATIDRNRDSQGQLADVVAANAVGEVGRTLEAGRLGLEAAPQLIADMGCEEGAAEVLGRLGVYQAMIIKDDSDVPVCQSPASLPSLEMINPDPFRAQDSFRIERGRLGETDVVVLQKLFPSSGRTYTLVLPEKLGLKDVLDVTLREGARATLTKPSGQAIVGTNTFPTPNEGAMDRVSDTEVSLLNYTNDLGEDRRVAVQFFRYLDLYVTVSRDLRHERKVAFMNPYTSILLPIFAWLVGFGLIWIGTQTMLLTPIAKIRRTSRQFASGKLGSRVDLSNSAAAEVQGLAYSLNSMASQLEERDSRIADNMDEKDTLMREIHHRVKNNLQIIISLLNMQERKAETEEAIATISETRARINAIAIVHRGLYESQDLRGVDLEPFVSRLVSTLSESLATEEAGISLTQSVESCILNADNAIPVALFIVEAISNAAKHGAKRGGAIEVIITRPSDASLQIDVRDNGCGVGDPTAMRGIGTRLMRGFARQLSGTLDYLDNAPGLTARLTMPLIDNEAQPFQVSRKGR; from the coding sequence ATGGATATGTCTTCCGGACACGCAGAAAATCACGCTTCGTCAAAGACCGCACCGCTCGCTGATACGAACGAGCCACGGTGGTGGAACAGTGTGCGTGTCCGCTTTACACTCTTACTGACATTGGCGCTTTTGCCGTGGCTGTTCCTCACAGCGTTGGAAACACTGGCGACGATCGACCGGAACCGAGACTCACAGGGACAGCTTGCTGATGTGGTTGCCGCCAATGCCGTAGGCGAGGTCGGGCGGACGCTCGAAGCCGGACGTCTGGGATTGGAGGCGGCGCCGCAACTGATTGCCGATATGGGATGTGAGGAAGGTGCGGCCGAAGTGCTGGGACGTCTCGGCGTCTATCAGGCGATGATTATCAAAGACGACAGCGATGTACCCGTTTGTCAGAGTCCGGCGTCTCTGCCGTCATTGGAGATGATCAATCCCGACCCGTTCAGAGCCCAGGATTCCTTCCGGATCGAACGAGGGCGTCTCGGCGAGACAGACGTGGTTGTTCTGCAGAAACTATTTCCCTCTTCCGGGCGCACCTACACGCTCGTTCTGCCTGAAAAGCTCGGTTTGAAGGACGTTCTGGATGTGACGTTGCGCGAAGGCGCGCGGGCGACGCTAACGAAGCCGTCAGGTCAGGCCATTGTGGGTACGAATACGTTCCCGACGCCCAATGAAGGCGCGATGGACCGGGTCAGTGATACGGAGGTCAGCCTGCTGAACTATACGAATGATCTCGGGGAAGATCGTCGCGTTGCGGTTCAGTTTTTTCGTTATCTCGATCTTTATGTGACGGTCAGTCGCGACCTGCGGCATGAACGCAAAGTCGCCTTCATGAACCCTTACACCTCGATCCTGTTGCCGATTTTTGCCTGGCTTGTCGGGTTCGGTCTCATCTGGATTGGGACGCAGACAATGTTGCTGACACCAATTGCCAAGATCAGAAGAACATCGCGGCAATTCGCATCCGGCAAATTGGGCTCTCGCGTTGATCTGTCCAACTCGGCAGCGGCGGAGGTTCAGGGGCTGGCCTATTCGCTCAACAGTATGGCGAGCCAGCTGGAGGAACGCGACAGCCGCATCGCGGACAATATGGACGAAAAAGACACATTGATGCGCGAAATTCATCACCGTGTGAAAAACAACCTTCAGATCATCATCAGCCTGCTGAACATGCAGGAACGTAAAGCCGAAACGGAAGAGGCGATTGCCACCATTTCCGAAACGCGCGCCCGCATCAACGCCATCGCGATCGTCCATCGCGGCCTCTATGAGAGCCAGGATTTGCGCGGTGTCGATCTGGAGCCTTTTGTCTCCCGCTTGGTCTCGACCCTGTCGGAAAGCCTGGCGACGGAAGAAGCCGGGATCAGCCTGACGCAGTCTGTCGAGAGTTGTATTCTGAATGCCGATAACGCCATTCCCGTTGCCTTGTTCATCGTTGAGGCGATCAGCAATGCGGCCAAGCACGGTGCGAAGCGCGGCGGGGCTATCGAGGTAATCATCACCCGACCGTCCGACGCGTCGCTGCAGATCGATGTTCGCGACAATGGATGTGGTGTCGGCGATCCCACCGCGATGCGGGGAATCGGAACGCGCCTGATGCGCGGTTTCGCACGACAGCTATCGGGGACGCTGGACTATCTGGACAATGCGCCGGGGCTGACGGCCCGTCTGACCATGCCTCTGATCGATAATGAAGCCCAGCCCTTCCAAGTGAGTCGCAAGGGTCGCTAG
- a CDS encoding sigma-70 family RNA polymerase sigma factor translates to MSRTVTDGPEQEEVLVLDEEQFREDLTALIPHLRAFSRSLCGNATLADDVAQDALLKAWKARDKFKPGSNLKAWTFTILRNQFYSIKRRSWRATSLEPEVAEQTIVANTDPEQSVHLNELRRGLDMLKDDQREALILVGASGLSYEEAAEICDCAVGTIKSRVSRARKSLETIMKSGRFDSDPDKVRALDAMTTILSEADTLVGKR, encoded by the coding sequence GTGAGCCGCACCGTGACGGACGGTCCGGAACAGGAAGAGGTCTTGGTTCTGGATGAGGAACAGTTCCGTGAAGATCTGACGGCTCTGATCCCGCATCTGCGTGCTTTTTCGCGTTCCCTCTGCGGCAACGCCACACTGGCAGATGATGTCGCTCAGGACGCGTTGCTGAAAGCCTGGAAAGCGCGTGACAAGTTCAAACCGGGATCCAATCTAAAGGCTTGGACGTTCACGATTCTGCGCAACCAGTTCTATTCGATCAAACGCCGTTCCTGGCGCGCGACCTCGCTGGAGCCCGAAGTGGCGGAGCAGACCATCGTCGCCAATACGGATCCCGAGCAAAGCGTGCATCTGAACGAATTGCGCCGTGGTCTGGATATGCTCAAGGACGATCAGCGCGAAGCGTTGATCCTGGTCGGCGCGTCGGGCCTGTCCTACGAAGAAGCGGCCGAGATCTGTGATTGCGCCGTCGGGACAATCAAGAGCCGTGTCAGCCGGGCCCGGAAATCGCTTGAAACGATTATGAAGTCGGGTCGCTTTGATAGCGATCCGGATAAGGTTCGCGCTCTCGATGCCATGACAACCATCTTGTCAGAGGCCGATACGCTCGTTGGAAAACGGTAA
- a CDS encoding NepR family anti-sigma factor has protein sequence MTDKKTPPPGSKSGAFDKKPLPDKIGSSLRQLYDDVLSEDVPDDFLNLLKKADEVSK, from the coding sequence ATGACTGACAAGAAAACACCACCACCCGGCAGCAAATCCGGCGCTTTCGATAAGAAACCGCTACCGGACAAGATCGGGTCATCGCTGCGCCAGCTCTATGATGATGTGCTGAGTGAGGATGTGCCGGACGACTTTCTGAATCTTCTCAAGAAAGCGGACGAGGTGTCCAAGTGA
- a CDS encoding response regulator: MSLVDTYAPYLPYLRRFSRALTGSQAEGDRYVRTALEALVAGDAAIDDTLPARTALYRMFLGIWNSTGAQLESPASNDDSPTERIRRLTPKSRQAFLLSALEGLSVEDIAGVMNATEEDARELLAQAEADIEKELRTNVLIIEDEPIIAADIEELVGSLGHTVDGIAATHTEAVRMAREHKPGIVLADVQLADGSSGIDAVDDILGEYDVPVIFITAFPERLLTGDKPEPAYLISKPFKPSNVKAAISQALFFHD, encoded by the coding sequence GTGAGCCTTGTCGATACCTATGCACCCTACTTGCCCTATCTGCGTCGTTTTTCACGGGCATTGACGGGATCTCAGGCCGAAGGCGACCGTTATGTTCGCACAGCGCTGGAAGCCCTTGTCGCCGGCGATGCCGCGATCGACGACACGCTGCCAGCGCGCACGGCTCTTTATCGCATGTTTCTGGGGATCTGGAACTCGACAGGGGCTCAGCTCGAAAGCCCCGCGTCGAATGACGATTCCCCCACGGAGCGTATTCGCCGCCTGACCCCCAAATCGCGTCAGGCCTTTTTGCTGTCTGCACTGGAAGGGCTGTCCGTTGAAGATATAGCGGGTGTGATGAATGCAACCGAAGAAGATGCGCGCGAATTGCTGGCGCAGGCCGAAGCCGATATCGAAAAAGAACTTCGTACCAACGTCCTTATCATCGAGGATGAGCCGATCATCGCTGCCGATATCGAAGAACTGGTTGGCAGCCTCGGCCATACGGTCGATGGCATCGCCGCGACGCATACAGAAGCCGTAAGAATGGCACGTGAGCACAAGCCCGGCATCGTGCTGGCAGATGTTCAGCTTGCCGATGGATCGTCAGGCATCGATGCGGTTGATGATATTCTGGGTGAATATGACGTTCCGGTGATTTTCATCACCGCATTTCCGGAGCGATTGCTCACTGGTGATAAACCGGAACCCGCCTACCTGATTTCCAAGCCGTTCAAGCCGTCCAATGTCAAAGCGGCGATCAGCCAGGCACTTTTCTTCCACGACTGA
- a CDS encoding Crp/Fnr family transcriptional regulator, whose amino-acid sequence MEQFVRRIKHYVDVGDADLHVLKNLRSTTEVYQPGQTIVSLNEPVDKLYIVTEGWVLRARYLDDGRRQIINFLLPGDYFDLMSIVGARSDHSIVAATTVRLTVFDAQDFLRATQGSHRLASAFWWVTVQEETILRQQIVRVGRLSARERIANFILELNRRQAISSGRHEDFVPLPVPQAFLADALGLSIVHVSRSLTSLKSKDLLQTSRKGIEILDRQRLIELAEYNPALFEPHPVALAAQ is encoded by the coding sequence TTGGAACAGTTTGTCCGCAGGATAAAACACTATGTGGATGTCGGCGATGCCGACCTGCACGTGTTGAAAAATCTACGTAGCACTACAGAAGTCTACCAGCCTGGCCAGACGATCGTTTCTCTCAACGAACCTGTCGACAAGCTCTATATTGTCACGGAAGGCTGGGTCTTACGGGCGCGATACCTGGATGACGGACGCAGACAGATCATCAATTTCCTGCTGCCGGGCGACTATTTCGATCTGATGTCCATTGTCGGTGCGCGGTCCGATCATTCCATCGTCGCCGCAACGACTGTCAGGCTCACAGTGTTCGATGCTCAGGACTTCCTGCGGGCGACGCAAGGGTCGCATCGGTTAGCCTCGGCCTTCTGGTGGGTAACGGTCCAGGAAGAAACCATCCTGCGGCAACAGATTGTTCGCGTGGGCCGTCTCAGTGCCCGCGAACGGATTGCCAACTTTATTCTGGAGTTGAACCGCCGACAGGCCATTTCGTCAGGACGCCATGAAGATTTTGTTCCGTTGCCCGTACCGCAAGCATTTCTTGCGGACGCACTCGGCCTGTCGATCGTGCACGTGTCACGGTCGCTGACCTCTCTGAAATCGAAAGATCTGCTGCAGACAAGTCGGAAAGGGATCGAGATTCTGGACCGTCAACGGTTGATCGAACTGGCAGAGTATAATCCCGCCTTGTTCGAGCCCCATCCCGTTGCCTTGGCCGCGCAATAG
- a CDS encoding DUF2945 domain-containing protein has product MSGYDKGTKVEWNWGNGTGTGKITERFTDDVTRTIKGNDVTRKASPDEPAYMIEQDDGNRVLKSHSEVSKA; this is encoded by the coding sequence ATGAGCGGTTACGATAAAGGGACGAAAGTCGAATGGAATTGGGGAAACGGGACCGGAACTGGTAAGATCACAGAACGTTTCACCGATGATGTCACCCGCACGATCAAGGGCAATGATGTCACCCGCAAAGCATCGCCGGACGAACCCGCCTACATGATTGAGCAAGACGATGGCAACCGGGTGCTGAAGTCGCATTCCGAAGTCAGTAAGGCATAG
- a CDS encoding mechanosensitive ion channel family protein, with amino-acid sequence MQTPQDDQNSQTDAEGASVDFDPGEAFNRIDSWIDGFVSLLPNIGIAFILLMGFWFLSAFVKSQLIKRFRDHERPSLGMALGRLAKIAVIIAGCAIALAIIAPSIKLSTLIGSLGVGSVAIGFAFKDILQNWLSGLLILIRQPFKIGDQIEAAGFEGTVESIETRATILKTYNGEHAIIPNAELYTNSVLVKTKTSISRGEYMIGVSYDADIDEVLNLIRSELSKIEEVVDDPAPEAHTWELGDSSVNILARWWTRAEKAEQVRIRGLAVRGVKIALDKAGIDIPFPHLVSVRPGGDETAQLDARDTADDVKSPT; translated from the coding sequence GTGCAGACCCCGCAAGATGATCAAAATTCACAGACAGACGCCGAGGGCGCGTCTGTCGATTTCGATCCTGGCGAAGCGTTCAACCGGATCGACAGCTGGATAGACGGTTTCGTCAGCCTTCTGCCAAATATCGGGATCGCTTTCATTCTCCTGATGGGATTCTGGTTCCTGTCGGCCTTCGTCAAAAGCCAGCTGATCAAACGGTTCCGGGATCATGAGCGTCCCAGTTTGGGCATGGCGCTGGGCCGTCTGGCCAAAATTGCCGTCATCATTGCTGGCTGTGCCATTGCCCTCGCAATCATTGCGCCATCGATCAAACTGAGCACCCTGATTGGGTCGCTCGGCGTCGGTTCAGTCGCGATCGGTTTTGCCTTCAAGGACATTCTGCAGAACTGGCTCTCGGGACTGCTGATCCTCATCCGTCAGCCCTTCAAGATCGGCGACCAGATCGAAGCCGCCGGGTTCGAAGGCACGGTTGAGTCGATCGAAACCCGGGCGACCATTCTCAAAACCTATAATGGCGAGCATGCCATCATTCCGAACGCCGAACTTTATACCAATTCCGTTCTCGTGAAGACCAAGACCAGCATTAGCCGCGGGGAATATATGATCGGCGTATCCTACGATGCGGATATTGACGAGGTGCTGAATCTAATCAGATCGGAATTATCCAAGATCGAAGAGGTCGTGGACGATCCCGCCCCGGAAGCCCATACGTGGGAACTCGGCGACAGCAGCGTCAACATACTGGCCCGCTGGTGGACGCGGGCTGAAAAGGCGGAGCAGGTCCGCATTCGCGGTCTTGCCGTTCGCGGCGTCAAGATCGCGCTCGACAAGGCCGGTATTGACATCCCGTTCCCGCATCTGGTCAGCGTCAGACCGGGCGGCGACGAAACTGCGCAGCTTGACGCCCGCGACACAGCCGACGATGTGAAGTCGCCGACCTAA
- a CDS encoding DUF2254 domain-containing protein encodes MRAWIIQSWLRLQSSYYFIPALMGFGAVLLGLLTTIIDLRYQSEIRDLLGWFFASTVLSARSVLTTIAASMISVAAVTFSLTMVAVTTAAGQYGPRLIGNFMRDRANQVTLGTFVSTFLYCIVVLKSVSEEIAIDAQSTVGLTPSLSVLVALLLTLISVGVLIFFVHHIPETLNAGSMTGRLSTKLISQIETGRYPNSSKIDATQCDRLGDPFDSDLTQTVRSTASGYIQAISLRGLVEWSQENDMRVRLHHIPGEFIMMGDAIMDVIADDTQKDFDRDLFSETIAPKLLTFLALGRERTEHQNLLFLGEELVEIAARALSPGVNDPFTAINCIHWFGDICLAMMDAPNAPACLLDEQGTPRIWTRSVEFDALCSVLFGQTRQYISADENGARETLQVLYHLLNRSSDVTRPSLQRQIDALHAAISESTMGRAQKDRLKGGPPYTI; translated from the coding sequence ATGAGAGCCTGGATCATCCAGTCCTGGCTGCGACTTCAGTCCAGCTACTATTTCATTCCGGCCCTCATGGGCTTTGGGGCCGTTTTGCTAGGCCTGCTGACGACCATTATCGATCTGCGTTACCAGTCGGAAATCCGCGATCTTCTGGGCTGGTTTTTCGCCTCGACAGTCCTCAGTGCGCGGTCCGTTCTGACGACGATCGCCGCATCGATGATCAGCGTCGCGGCCGTTACCTTTTCGCTGACCATGGTCGCTGTGACGACGGCAGCAGGGCAATATGGCCCGCGCCTGATCGGCAATTTCATGCGCGACCGCGCCAATCAGGTCACGCTCGGCACATTCGTTTCGACCTTTCTCTACTGTATCGTTGTCCTGAAATCCGTGTCGGAAGAAATCGCGATCGATGCTCAGAGCACGGTCGGGCTTACACCGAGCCTGTCAGTGCTTGTCGCACTCTTGCTGACCTTGATCAGTGTTGGGGTTCTGATCTTCTTCGTCCATCACATACCGGAAACGCTCAATGCCGGGTCGATGACCGGACGGCTTTCAACCAAACTGATCAGTCAGATCGAAACGGGACGATACCCAAATAGCAGCAAGATCGACGCGACACAGTGCGACCGCCTCGGCGATCCGTTCGACTCCGACCTGACCCAGACCGTTCGCAGCACGGCTTCAGGTTATATTCAGGCGATCTCGCTGCGCGGTCTTGTCGAATGGTCCCAGGAAAATGACATGCGCGTACGTCTGCACCATATTCCTGGTGAGTTCATCATGATGGGCGATGCGATTATGGACGTGATTGCAGACGATACGCAGAAAGATTTTGATCGCGATCTTTTTTCGGAAACGATCGCGCCCAAGCTTCTGACCTTCCTGGCTCTGGGTCGGGAACGGACTGAACATCAGAATCTACTGTTCCTGGGCGAAGAACTTGTTGAGATCGCCGCGCGCGCTCTCTCTCCGGGAGTCAATGATCCGTTCACAGCGATCAACTGCATTCACTGGTTTGGCGATATCTGTCTGGCCATGATGGATGCCCCCAATGCGCCTGCCTGCCTGCTGGACGAACAGGGAACGCCGCGCATCTGGACCCGGTCCGTCGAGTTCGACGCGCTCTGCAGCGTTCTGTTCGGTCAGACCCGGCAATATATTTCTGCGGATGAAAATGGCGCGCGAGAGACGCTGCAGGTGCTTTACCACCTTCTCAATCGGTCAAGCGACGTTACGAGACCATCCCTTCAGCGCCAGATCGATGCGCTGCATGCTGCAATTTCGGAGTCGACGATGGGACGCGCACAAAAAGACCGCCTCAAGGGCGGTCCACCTTACACAATCTAG
- a CDS encoding response regulator, with product MNDVKDRSKRVIIVEDDALIALDIEDILLGAGLDVIGCFHTVSAAMDQIDRDVPDLALLDYNLGSETSIPIAERLKELNVPFLFISGQTQRVVLSDMKTTHKVIGKPFQPKRLVSEVISMTSER from the coding sequence ATGAATGACGTGAAAGACAGATCGAAAAGGGTCATCATCGTTGAAGATGATGCTCTGATTGCACTCGACATCGAGGATATTCTCCTCGGCGCGGGGCTTGACGTTATTGGCTGTTTCCACACTGTTTCAGCAGCTATGGATCAGATCGATCGCGATGTGCCGGATCTGGCGCTGCTCGATTACAATCTCGGCAGCGAGACCTCGATCCCGATTGCGGAGCGTCTGAAGGAACTCAATGTCCCATTCCTTTTCATCTCCGGCCAGACACAACGTGTTGTCCTGTCCGACATGAAAACGACCCATAAAGTTATCGGCAAGCCGTTTCAGCCGAAGCGGCTGGTCTCAGAAGTCATCAGCATGACATCTGAGCGCTAG
- a CDS encoding CreA family protein, translating to MTSYKSSRRARAAQLTIVSLAAAMLTACGGQGSEVAEINNDWTGNEIKIESLQDEKVQGVVCHMAHFDRGVIDRLRKGDWFENPSNGSIDCGVTGPIIIGDIETRRKGEEVFRQSQSIIFKKLTVRRIYDADADTLVYLVYSRRIVDGSAKMSIATVPLHGVDVTWSSRG from the coding sequence ATGACAAGCTACAAATCAAGTCGCCGCGCCCGCGCAGCACAGCTGACCATCGTCAGTCTGGCTGCAGCCATGCTGACAGCCTGTGGCGGACAGGGATCCGAAGTCGCCGAAATCAACAATGACTGGACCGGAAACGAGATCAAGATCGAGTCGCTGCAAGATGAGAAGGTCCAAGGCGTCGTCTGTCATATGGCCCATTTTGATCGCGGCGTGATTGACAGGCTGCGCAAGGGTGACTGGTTCGAAAATCCGTCCAACGGATCTATTGATTGCGGCGTCACCGGCCCGATCATCATTGGCGATATCGAGACAAGACGCAAAGGCGAAGAAGTCTTCCGCCAAAGCCAGTCCATCATTTTCAAGAAACTGACGGTTCGGCGCATATATGATGCTGATGCCGACACACTTGTCTATCTGGTCTATTCGCGCCGGATCGTTGACGGATCGGCCAAGATGAGCATTGCGACCGTGCCTCTCCATGGCGTGGATGTGACTTGGTCATCGCGCGGCTAG
- a CDS encoding DNA topoisomerase IB, which translates to MAALPHMLRYSSQDEPGLTRVRRGRGFSYHDAEGNRIADPDILTRIRSLGLPPAYKDVWICADAQGHLQAAGTDARGRRQYRYHTEWRAFRDARKFEQLDPFGRKLPRLRERVDQDLRRNRPDRDQVCAALVRLIDRTALRVGSERYARDNSTYGATTLRSRHLQLEKDRLRLSFTAKGRERVRKQMKDQTLARVIERLDDLPGARIFSYLGDDGSCQPVLSDDVNRYIAEATGESGMTAKTFRTWHGTLAALEKAVTTTDGLTIKNLSEAAAQRLHNSPAIARSSYIHPAVIALTEMDDAERKARLDGLDLRRAPNRSPTQEKRLLSLLSQGSECEG; encoded by the coding sequence ATGGCCGCGTTGCCACATATGCTGCGATATTCCAGCCAGGATGAGCCGGGCCTGACACGGGTTCGTCGCGGGCGCGGATTTTCCTACCATGATGCGGAGGGCAACAGGATCGCGGACCCTGACATACTAACCAGGATCCGATCGCTGGGTCTGCCGCCAGCCTATAAGGATGTGTGGATCTGTGCCGATGCGCAGGGTCATCTGCAGGCGGCTGGGACGGATGCGCGCGGGCGTCGACAATATCGCTATCATACAGAATGGCGCGCTTTCCGCGATGCACGAAAATTCGAACAGTTGGACCCGTTCGGCCGTAAACTCCCGCGGCTACGCGAGAGGGTTGATCAGGATCTTCGACGAAACCGGCCGGATCGGGACCAGGTCTGTGCCGCGCTGGTGCGTCTGATCGATCGGACTGCATTACGCGTTGGGTCGGAACGCTATGCGCGTGACAACAGCACTTATGGAGCCACCACACTTCGATCACGCCATCTGCAGCTCGAGAAAGATCGTCTGCGACTGTCTTTCACTGCCAAGGGGCGCGAGCGGGTAAGAAAACAGATGAAAGATCAAACACTGGCGCGCGTGATCGAACGCCTCGACGACCTGCCCGGAGCGCGGATTTTTTCCTACCTCGGTGATGACGGGAGCTGTCAGCCCGTTCTGTCGGATGACGTTAATCGCTACATTGCGGAGGCGACGGGGGAAAGCGGCATGACGGCCAAGACATTTCGGACCTGGCACGGGACCCTCGCAGCCTTGGAGAAGGCTGTCACCACAACGGACGGATTGACGATTAAAAACTTGAGTGAGGCTGCGGCGCAACGCCTGCACAATAGTCCTGCCATTGCGCGGAGCAGCTATATTCACCCGGCTGTGATCGCCCTGACGGAGATGGATGACGCGGAGCGGAAGGCCCGGCTTGATGGTCTGGACCTGCGTCGCGCGCCCAATCGATCACCAACTCAAGAAAAACGTCTATTGTCATTGCTGTCGCAAGGATCAGAATGTGAAGGCTGA
- a CDS encoding PLD nuclease N-terminal domain-containing protein — MEYLLGLIILVLVIWAIINVWQSGESTTAKVLWTIGLLLFNVIGLILWFFIGPKANKRIS; from the coding sequence ATGGAGTACCTGCTAGGTCTCATTATCCTTGTCCTCGTTATCTGGGCTATCATCAATGTCTGGCAGTCCGGAGAGTCGACAACAGCAAAGGTCCTCTGGACCATTGGTCTGCTGCTCTTCAACGTCATCGGACTGATCCTGTGGTTCTTCATCGGACCCAAGGCCAATAAGCGCATCTCTTAA